The window TTCGAACGGATATCCTTGAGAAAGTCGGAATGACGGAGAACGACCTCAAGACGCTTAAGGGCGTAGGGACCTATTTGGAGAAGGCAGCTCAATTGAAGGATGAATCGGGCAAGCGGCTCCTGCCGGCTGGCATTCTAACGGACGCAAGCGACGAGAATACTGTCCTGGCTACTTTCGGCGTGACGGTCGCTTCGGCGGGAGGTGTTACTCCGGTACAAAAAGAAGGCGAGAACTTTATCTTTCAGTATGACAATCCAGGGTTCAAAGCCGGTTATAAGTGGATGAACAGCATGTATCGCAAAGGGCTCATCGATCCTGAGGCTCTTACCGATAAAAAAGAAAGGTATAAAGAAAAGAACAAAAGCGGCCGGTATGCGATGAACATCGGAAGCTTCTGGAATTTCGACGGGTCATTATGGGAGCAGTTGGATGGTTCGACTGCGCCCGGCTGGTATTATAAACCGATTCCGTTCCCTCAAGTAGAAGGCGTTGCCCAGCTTGGCGCCACTCAAATCGTTAACCCGTATCCGGGCTTCGATACGTATATCAGCAAAAACACGAAGAACCTGGATGCCATTCTCAAGTTTTATAATTATACATTAACGCCGAAACCGGAGATGAACCATATCGTCAATGAGGGGCCTGTCGGCAAATACTGGGGTTGGATTGACCAGCCTAACGGCAAGTGGAAGTTCATAGACCCTAAATACAAAGAGCTGCGCAACGCGGGCGATCCGGCCAAGAAAGCGCAATTGACGCCAGAGCTTTGGATGACTTCGAACTTCAGCAACCAGTGGTACGCCTGGTGGACCTACGGAGAGAATGACCATGCGGGACAGGCAAAAACAGCACAGTTTTCCCAGCAGATCGGTCAATTTGGCTCAACCCGAGTTGCTAAGGATTACGACATGGTGAAGGTCAAGGCTGGAGGCGCTTGGGAAAAATATTTACCGGAGCTAGGTAATGTGTATAAAGAGTATCGGGCTAAGTTGATGATGGCTAAGGACGATGCACAATTCGAGCAGGCTTGGAAAGATTTCACTTCCGCACTAGAGAAACGCGCACACTGGAGCGAACTCAAGCAAGAGTGGAGTAAACTGTACCAAGAGATGAACAACAAGTAAGAAGGAATTCGACACTTTATGCTTAATACAGTGGAGCAGCCCCTCAAAAGGGATGCTCCCTTTGCAGTTTCACGGCTGTGTAACCACCGGGCAGAAGAATGGGAGAATGACTAATGCGACTTTGGATTGAGAGACACATCATTCGTCTGACCCGAACCATGAAGCTTCGCGGCAAAATTGTCGTCTTTTATGGACTGGTCGTTTTCATTCCTACGATATTTTTTGGAGTGGGCGCTGGGTATCTGGCTCTTCAAAACGTTAGAGCCAACTATATGCTCACGATCAATGAAGCAGTAAGGCAGACGTCACAGAGCGTCGAGTTCCGGAAACAAAGCTACGATCTTCTTGCTAACCGGGCGGGTACGGACGGTGAACTCATTTCCAGGCTGGCCCGTACCTATGAGAATATGTCTGAACAGCTTGAGTCCGCTAATTACGTTGACCGTTCGTTCACGCTCATGAGCCGGTATTTGCCCGGAATCGTAGACTTTCGGATTTATCATGCCAACGCTACCTTCGTTGAAGACGGAGGGCTGCTGTGGAAGCCGGCCGACAGATCATTGGCAGGTGTGGACGAGATGTCCTGGTACCACAGTGTCCTGAACTCGCCATTCGTACTACAATGGTCTAACGTACCGGGGGACAACGCGCATCTGATCGTTTCGAGAAAAATAACGAATGCTAGCGGGAATTTCTTAGGTGCCATCTATATGCTCCTGGATTATGACATCGTATTCGGCGAGTTGATGGATAGCCCCTTTACTGGCTCGGGAAGCTTGTATCTCTTGGACGAGCACGATCGAATTGTCGCAGCCTCGGATCGTTCTATGATCGGCGAACCTGCCTCGGATACCGCGCTGTCCAAGCTCTGGGCAAGCGTTGACCGCGCCGAGAGCATCATGGACGGAGGCGATTATTTTACGGTCCGCCGCTTAAACGGAGAATGGAAAGTCGCCGCGCTAATTCAGATGCGGCATTTGGAGAATCAATCGGCGGTGACCGTGTACAGCATCGTGGCCATCACGGTTTTCTTCCTTTTCCTCTCTACGTTCCTTGTCTTGATCGTACTGAAGAACGTCGTTTTGCGTATTCGCAAGTTAGGCGACCGGATGAGCGATATCGCCGAGGGGGATTTCGATGTATCGGTCCAGAGTCGGAGCAGGGACGAGGTCGGGGACCTCGAAATCATGTTTAATCAGATGACTGGCCGCCTCGGGAACTTGGTTGACATGCTCAGCAGTGCCAAATTAAAAGAGAAAGAGTCGTCGTTTCAGGCCCTTCAAGCGCAGATCAATCCGCATTTTATCTATAATTCGCTTAGTTTGCTTCAGTGGCGGGCTCTTGATCAAGGGGATCAGATTCAGGTGGAGACCATCGAGGCCTTGACGACCTTTTATCGATTTGCGCTGGATAACAAATCTAACGTTACATTAATCAGGAATGAGCTCGAGCATGTACGGGCCTATCTGGATATTCAACAGCTTCGCTATCCGGGACGTGTTCGCGCCCACTGGGAGCTGGATGAGGATGTTTTGGACTTGTATTCGATCAAGCTGATCTTGCAGCCTATCGTTGAAAATGCCTACATTCACGGGCGAATCTTTACGCGTCCCGACGCCTGTATTGCCATTAGTATCAAGCGATGCAATAACGAGGTCCGTTTCCAAGTGAGAGATAATGGTATTGGCATGGACCCTTTCACGCTGGCACTCATTCGGAACGGAGAAAAAGCGGGAAATGGCAATGGATTCGGGCTTTCGAATATAAGCGAACGTCTTCATTTATATTTTGGCGAAGCCGGTAAACTGAAGATCGAAAGTACACCTGAAGCAGGGACGGTAGTCACAATCGGGCTGCCTGCCTGTACGGACAAGCCGCACATTCAAAGGGAGGGATAATTATGTTGCAAGCACTTATTGTAGATGACGAGCCATCTCATGTTCAGGGGCTAATACGGCATATCCCTTGGACGAGTCTCGGTTACACCATTCCACTTGCCGCGGAAACAGGCGAATCGGCAATCTCATTACTGCAAGACAATAAAATCGATGTGCTGATCACCGATGTATCCATGCCCGGCATGAACGGTATAGAGCTCGCTGCCGCTGCCAAGTCGATTCATCCGGAAATTCAGATTCTGATCATCAGCGGTTACAATGAATTCGAATTTGCACAGGAAGCCATTGAAGTGGGGGCACAAGGGTATGTGCTGAAGCCTCTTAAGCTAGGGGAAATTGAGCGTAAACTAACCGTGTTTCGACAAACTTTGGAGCAAATTAAACAAATCAACGAACAGACATTACGGCTCAAAGCGATGGTGTCTGGCAGTCAGGAGTTGCTTAAGGAGTCATTCATTATTGAATTACTGGAAGATGAGACTATGGAAGGTGACATGCTGGCCTCATGGTGCCATCTTCTAAATCTCCCCAGCTTGACGGAGGGGATTCAGCTCATTGTAGTTGCGATCGATGACTATATCTTATCCGGCAATGATGCTAAAAGTCGGCTTATGCTGAATTCTGCTCTTCTGCAATCGGTTTCTGTAGCCCTACAAGATATGGGTTTCGTTCTGGTTTCGAAGCTTAGACCTGACGGGGTCGCAGCCATTCTGGTCAATCCGACGGCCGAAATGAGGAGCTGGATCGACAAACAAATGAGCTTCATTCAGGACTATATGCGAAATACCTACCAAGTGCCAGTTACGATCGGCATCAGTCGGGGAGGATGTGTATGGACAGAGATCGGGCAGCTCTTGCGAGAGGTAAAGTATACAATCGCCGATGCTCTGCAGAGCGGGAGCGGCCAGCTCGTGCATGTCGGGAGAACGGAGCGGAAGGCTTACGAGGACTTTAGGCTGCGCGAAATCATGCTTCCGGGCTTGCTCACGCTCGCAGAAAGCGATGAGCCGGATCGGCTAGTAGATGAAGTCGGACGGGCGTTTGAGGAGTTGGAAGCCAATGCCCACTCGTTCGCTTATATCCGGTCTTTCAGTATAAGTCTGATGGGCGAGTTATCACGTAAGCTGTGGCATGATATGGAAGCGCTCACTAATCTAAGTAACCGTGCCTGGCATCGGCTTTTGGAGTGTAAAACGGTCGGTTCGCTGAAGAACATCGTTCTCGAATATATCGATTCAGCTCTCGCGCTTGCGGGGAAAGAGCGAACCATTCAGCAGCATCACCTCATCCATCGCATCGCCTCCTACATTGAAGATCAGCTGCCGATCAGCGTGACGGTCAAGCAGTTGGCAGACATGTTTCATCTCAGCGCAGGACATTTAAGCGTATTGTTCAAGAAGGAAACGGGGCAGACGATCTCCGACTATGTTAAGGGCTTACGAATGAAAAAAGCGAAGGAATTGCTTCAAGACCCGACAATCAAGATTTACGAGGCAGCCGAGCGAGTCGGCTTTCAGACTCCCGCTTACTTCACCTATCAATTCAAGAAGAATGAGGGCTGCACACCTCAGGAATATCGGGACCGATATTACCGCTGACGATCAAAAGCTTGGCACTCTTTGCGCGATCGTGCAAGTCGGAAGCCGGAGCGTCTTGTCCATAGGATCGAAGCGATTTATAGCAATGCCTCATGTTTGATTACGTCGAGCGGGAATTCAAGTATAATGTCTTCGTAGATCCGATCATTAAATTGAACTCGCCGGAGGAAAGTTTTTTCTACCCAAGTGTGACGGACAACTATTCCGACATGAATCGCATTCTGTATTGCACGGGTAAAGCCAACGAACCGAATTTGCATTTCATCGAGCAAGTTTTGAATGCCGAGAAGACCGTGACGGCGCAAGAAGAGAGAGCCATTTTTGAGGAAATCGTGAAAGAAGTGGCGGGAGATCAGCTCGACGCTTCAACGATCGCTCACGTGTACGAGGAAATTCATCGGGTCATTGAGACTAACGAGGAGGAGGAGCTTCCGAAGTTGGACTATAAAGATGTGGAACGCATGCTAACGGTGAGCGGCGTGGAGAACGTGACGATGGAAAAGGTGGAACGAGCGTTTCAAACGGTCGTCGACAACAAAAACTATGAACTTAAAGCAAGCAGCGTCATTCCGAAGTTCAATTCGAAATCGATTAAGATTGATACGAAGATCGCCACGATTTCAGTCAGTCCGCAAGATTTAAAGTACGTGTAACAGGTGAATTATCAAGGAAAACGATGTATCTTGATCGAGGTCGACGAAGACGCCGTGATCGAAGGATTTACGCTCAGTACGGAGACGTTGTAGAGTAGGGAAAACGTTCACGCAGACGGCGCAATTGGCGTGCTCAGTTTTGTTAAGTACATACCATCCTGATCCAGTGAGACGTCGATACATTCCTAAAAAGGATGGAAAACAAAGACCGCTCGGAATACCGACGGTTCGAGACCGAGTCGTACAAATGGCAACAAAACTAATGATTGAACCCATCTTTGAAGCGGATTTTCATGAAACATCCTTCGGATTTCGCCCGAAACGTGGTGCAAAGGGAGCACTAGACCGAATCCGTAAAGCCTGCAACCGTAAAGGGAATTGGGTAGTCGACATCGATATCCAAGGCTACTTCGACAACATTAACCAAGACAAGCTAATGAAACTGGTGCAAATGCGCATCAATGACAGGCGGATATTGAAGTTAATTAGGAAGTGGCTACAAGCGGGAGTTATGGAAGAAGGATCGGTAAGACGCTCCGACTTAGGCACACCACAAGGTGGCGTCATCTCGCCGTTACTGGCAAATATCTACCTCAACTACTTCGATCAAATGTGGGAGAAACATGGAAAAGGAGTAGGTGAGTTGACACGGTACGCAGACGACAAGGTTGTAGTTTGCAAGACGAAGAAAGAAGCGGACCATGCGTACAAACTCATCGTTACAATTATGGAGCGTTTAGAACTCACCTTACACCCCACCAAAACACGCATAGTAGGCTTGTGGATAGGAGACGAAGGATTCGACTTTCTAGGCATGCACCATCGGAAAACAAAAGCAGAAACATCCCAAGGCAACGTGTATTTCACAACGCAACAGTGGTTAACGAAAAAGGCAGAAGAACGCATACGGGAAGTGGTTAAAGAAAGACTTGCACCACCGAGTTCACGTTCACGCTCTTTTGAGGAACAGGTAGGATGGCTCAATCCTAAAATTCAAGGATGGAGAAATTACTACCACACGACCTACAGCCATGGGAAATTAGCGAAGTTGGACTGGTACATACTGCAAAGGTTAACCCGTTGGTATGCTAAGAAAAGACAAAGAAATAGATGGATAGGTTCATTTCAAGAAGTTAAATATATTGCCAGACAAATGGGGCTTAAAACATTGTTGTAATCCGCATGCTCATGATTGAAGAACATCGGAAAGCCGTATGAGGGAAAACTTCATGTACGGTTTGATGAGGAGGGGCTGAATATTCAGCCCTTTACTCTAGTCAAGTAACGGGAGGATAATGCAACTATGATTAGTTTTTATGCGTCTATTAAAAAATAAAGGGGGAATTAATTTTGGTTCTCTGGGGAGTTCCTTTTGTAGCAATCACGGCTTTCCTATTGGGGGTATTTATATATTTTCTTTCTGCCCTTTTATTTCTTAAAAGAAAATCAACGAGAACAAAGCTATTAAGAGTTATTTTCGCAATTATTGTCTCGGTTTCTTTTTTCTTAAAATACATGAACAATCTCGCGAACCTTGACTAAGCTAACGAGGAACTATAGTTCAATCACGGCTTGACGGCAGCTGGCACACAATCGGCTGCCGTTGTCTGTTGAAATAACGGGCAACATAGTTCAAGATTAACCACGGTGAACCTTATCACAAGTAACGGCAAGTTTTTTTGTTGAAATGAAAAAAAAAGACCGTTTAAACTGCTTTGGAAAGATGATATCCTCGATACAGATTATGGTGAGAGCGAGTGATCTTTGATGATAATTAAATTGTACAGGGAAAGGGTGAAGGATAAACAATAGAGGAGGTAAATTTTTGTACAATCATTTGGAACTAATGAGCATTCAAGCTGAAGTTCTCTATATTCATGATCATGCTGGACGTATCACAACGATTAATGAACCTACGAACCAGTCTGCTCCTCGATTTTTTTGGGGACAGACCGATGCTGGCAGCATTGTAAGATTCCGCAGCGACACACCAGATCGCTTAGTCCATGACATCCTGCAATTCATGGGTCAGAGTGATTCAACCGAGCAACTTGCTAATGTTATTCGGGCATTGGAAAAGGACAGAGGAATTAAAGGCATATGGATGGGGCCGGCTTTTGCTTTTCAAGAAATCGTAAAGGATTACACAGACGCCACATTGGTCACTGAAGACAATAAATACTGTTTGGAACTAGGGTTTCCTAGTCTATTATCGGAACTGAAGTTTCGAGGACCTTGTTTTATGGTGACGGAAAACAACATGGCTGTATCTGTCTGTTTTAGCGCAAGAAGTAGTGATAGGGCGGCAGAGGCCGGAGTCGAGACATTGAAAGATTATCGAGGTAAAGGATATGCGATGCGCGTAACGTCCTCGTGGGCTCAAGCGATACGACGGTCTCGAAGGATCCCTTTATATAGTACATCATGGGATAATTATTCTTCCCAGTCTATTGCAAAACGCCTCCGTCTTCACCTTTATGGAACGGACATTTCAATATATTAAGGTTTAGATCAAAAAGAAAGACCATCCCACATGGTCTTAAAACTTGTCGTTACAGATAGCACGGTAACCCGTATCATTTAGAAAAGCTAATCTATTACTAACGGGTACTATAGCTTACACCGCGACAGCCGACCATTTACGATTGGCTGTGTTTCTATCCTAACGAGCAGCATTTGTGATAATAGCTAATTATTTACTTTTGATAGGGTGGCGAAGCAATGATAAACCATGAAGTCTTTGGAGAAATAGAATTCGACCTTCATTGTAGTGATTCGTATGTTCCCAAGAAATAGAAGGACTGTTGGGTTGTTATTTGATTCAAAATGGGAATCCTCACTTGGAGTAGCGGTAAAATTCGAAAATGAAAATCTGTCAGAAGTAGGTTTCCAAGATATCGTGCTTTAGAATTTCTCACTTCATTACGGTCCCTCGGGAAACGTTAGTTGAAAAATAATGGAGCAGTTTGCCGCGCTGGCAGCTGCTCTTTTTCATTGAAATAATGGGCAGTTTAGTGTACCAAAAGTTCTAAAATCGCGTACTGGGTACATTCTTGATTCAGAAGTATGAAATTTAAGAAAAATTTTATAAATACCCCACTTTTTATTAAACAGTTTTCCTTATCCTTATTAGAAGAGGTAAGGAGGAGTGAGGACGAGAACAATGAATCTAACGAAACTAATGAATCGCCTTGTGGTGCCAGGACTGTTTGCCTTATACATGCTTACCTTATTTAGAGTCATTTTATTTAAGTACGGCTCGATTGATATAGACTTTCTTTGGCATCGACTGCAGAAAAATCTGGAAAATCCTGAGTATAGTATGCACCGAATGCAGTATGGTAATTTTATTCCGCTTAAAACAATTTCCGATACCGTTCTAAGTCCGTCAAGTCATGAAGTAATCAATTTGGTCGGGAATATCTTGGCATTCATGCCGTATGGAATTTTCCTTTTATTATTGTCTAAAAGCAAAACGATTTCGCTTATTGGAGTATTTATCCAATCACTGGGAATGAGCATACTCTTGGAATGCTTGCAGGTCTTTTTTTCCATTGGAAATTTTGATGTGGATGATCTGATCCTGAATACCTCTGGAGGCCTACTCGGGTACTGTGTTTTTAGGTTGTATGGCAAGTATGTTGGAATTAAACAATTGTAAGGCTCTCGTCTTAAGTCATTATCCTAACGCAGAACGATAGCTTCATAACGGCATTCGGTGGGAGTCCTCTAGCCGTGAAGGCTCTTCTATACAAGCACAAATCAAATCGGTTGCATGGAACATTATGCAAAGATTCCTCGTCTAATAAGCATATGAATGACAGGGGGTTCCGAAATGAAAGATAATTTTAGAAAAAGTAAACTTCTTGCGGCTGGCATACTGCTGGTACTGATTGTGACTGCGTGTGCTAATCCTTCTGGAAATTCGATTTCATTGGAAAAACGACAAGTCGCAGCGGCCGGAGTTGATGTGCGTA is drawn from Paenibacillus sp. V4I7 and contains these coding sequences:
- a CDS encoding sensor histidine kinase; translated protein: MRLWIERHIIRLTRTMKLRGKIVVFYGLVVFIPTIFFGVGAGYLALQNVRANYMLTINEAVRQTSQSVEFRKQSYDLLANRAGTDGELISRLARTYENMSEQLESANYVDRSFTLMSRYLPGIVDFRIYHANATFVEDGGLLWKPADRSLAGVDEMSWYHSVLNSPFVLQWSNVPGDNAHLIVSRKITNASGNFLGAIYMLLDYDIVFGELMDSPFTGSGSLYLLDEHDRIVAASDRSMIGEPASDTALSKLWASVDRAESIMDGGDYFTVRRLNGEWKVAALIQMRHLENQSAVTVYSIVAITVFFLFLSTFLVLIVLKNVVLRIRKLGDRMSDIAEGDFDVSVQSRSRDEVGDLEIMFNQMTGRLGNLVDMLSSAKLKEKESSFQALQAQINPHFIYNSLSLLQWRALDQGDQIQVETIEALTTFYRFALDNKSNVTLIRNELEHVRAYLDIQQLRYPGRVRAHWELDEDVLDLYSIKLILQPIVENAYIHGRIFTRPDACIAISIKRCNNEVRFQVRDNGIGMDPFTLALIRNGEKAGNGNGFGLSNISERLHLYFGEAGKLKIESTPEAGTVVTIGLPACTDKPHIQREG
- the ltrA gene encoding group II intron reverse transcriptase/maturase, which produces MLSTYHPDPVRRRYIPKKDGKQRPLGIPTVRDRVVQMATKLMIEPIFEADFHETSFGFRPKRGAKGALDRIRKACNRKGNWVVDIDIQGYFDNINQDKLMKLVQMRINDRRILKLIRKWLQAGVMEEGSVRRSDLGTPQGGVISPLLANIYLNYFDQMWEKHGKGVGELTRYADDKVVVCKTKKEADHAYKLIVTIMERLELTLHPTKTRIVGLWIGDEGFDFLGMHHRKTKAETSQGNVYFTTQQWLTKKAEERIREVVKERLAPPSSRSRSFEEQVGWLNPKIQGWRNYYHTTYSHGKLAKLDWYILQRLTRWYAKKRQRNRWIGSFQEVKYIARQMGLKTLL
- a CDS encoding response regulator gives rise to the protein MLQALIVDDEPSHVQGLIRHIPWTSLGYTIPLAAETGESAISLLQDNKIDVLITDVSMPGMNGIELAAAAKSIHPEIQILIISGYNEFEFAQEAIEVGAQGYVLKPLKLGEIERKLTVFRQTLEQIKQINEQTLRLKAMVSGSQELLKESFIIELLEDETMEGDMLASWCHLLNLPSLTEGIQLIVVAIDDYILSGNDAKSRLMLNSALLQSVSVALQDMGFVLVSKLRPDGVAAILVNPTAEMRSWIDKQMSFIQDYMRNTYQVPVTIGISRGGCVWTEIGQLLREVKYTIADALQSGSGQLVHVGRTERKAYEDFRLREIMLPGLLTLAESDEPDRLVDEVGRAFEELEANAHSFAYIRSFSISLMGELSRKLWHDMEALTNLSNRAWHRLLECKTVGSLKNIVLEYIDSALALAGKERTIQQHHLIHRIASYIEDQLPISVTVKQLADMFHLSAGHLSVLFKKETGQTISDYVKGLRMKKAKELLQDPTIKIYEAAERVGFQTPAYFTYQFKKNEGCTPQEYRDRYYR
- a CDS encoding GNAT family N-acetyltransferase, whose translation is MYNHLELMSIQAEVLYIHDHAGRITTINEPTNQSAPRFFWGQTDAGSIVRFRSDTPDRLVHDILQFMGQSDSTEQLANVIRALEKDRGIKGIWMGPAFAFQEIVKDYTDATLVTEDNKYCLELGFPSLLSELKFRGPCFMVTENNMAVSVCFSARSSDRAAEAGVETLKDYRGKGYAMRVTSSWAQAIRRSRRIPLYSTSWDNYSSQSIAKRLRLHLYGTDISIY
- a CDS encoding VanZ family protein, translating into MNLTKLMNRLVVPGLFALYMLTLFRVILFKYGSIDIDFLWHRLQKNLENPEYSMHRMQYGNFIPLKTISDTVLSPSSHEVINLVGNILAFMPYGIFLLLLSKSKTISLIGVFIQSLGMSILLECLQVFFSIGNFDVDDLILNTSGGLLGYCVFRLYGKYVGIKQL